The following is a genomic window from Acidobacteriota bacterium.
ACCTCTCCTTCGTCAGGCCGCGCACGGGAGTCCCCTTCCCGTCGGTGACGGCGACGAGGAGCTCGACGCGATCGATCGCCGTCCCCTGCACGAGCGCGTGCTCGATGAAGACGATCTTCCGGGTGGTGACGGCGTCCTCCTGCGACGTCCCGTCGCTGAATGAGGCGACGGCGCGGAGGACGTGCGAGGCGAGCGTCGTTCCCGCATCCCACGTGATCTCGAAGGGTGAGTGCGCCGCGATGCCCACTCTCTTGTCGTCGACGAGGAACTCAACGCCGACGACGCGCGTGCCGGCGGGGGGAACGATGGCGACGCGGAGCGTCGTCTCGCCGTAGACGACGTCGCTTCCGGCGGGGCTCACGAAGCGCACCGACGCGCGGGCGGGAGGGGCGGGCTCGGCGGCTGCCGCGAGGCTCATCCCGGTGAAAATGAGCGCGGCTCCCGCGAGCCTCTGGGTCGATCGCGTCACGCTACTCCCCCGGCGCGACGACGTCCGCGCCCTGCTGCAGGGTCTTTCCGAAATCGCCGATCGCGGCCGTGACGTCGTCGGGGCTCACGGGCTGCTCGCAGCCCGGCTTCTGCTCCGCGGCCGTGAAGGCGGAGGCGAGCGGCTTCATCCCCTTCTCGAGGCAGGTCGGGTCGACTGGAAGGCCCTTCGCGTCGGCCGCCGCGTAGCAGTCGACGGCCGAGCGGGCGGCCGCGGCGGTGGCCTTCCACTTCGCGGCGCGACACGGCACCGTCGAGCCGTCGGGGATCCCCAGCTCGAACTCCAGCGTGCCGACGAGGCTCTGGATCTTCCGGGCTCGGCTCGAGTAGTCCCCTTCCATCGCGCACCCTCCGGCGGAATCGAGCGCCGCGAGGGTCCGCGCGAGTGCGGCCCGGGCCGCGTCCTGACAGGCGGGATCGAGAAGGCGCCCCGCGCCGTCGGCGGCGGCGTAGCACTCGAGGATCGCGGAGGTCGACCTCGCCACAGCCGATTTCTTCAAGGACTCGCACTTGCGCGCGGAAGAGGAGAGTCCGTCGGCGGCGACGTCCGCGCCCGCCGGCAGCAATATCGCCGCGCAGGCGAGAGCCGCGGCGAGGAGGCGGCGGATGTCGGAGGAGATGACGGCCTCAACAGACATTCGCACAGTTTACACCCCGCAATCTCGGCGTGAAGACGCGCCCGACGACTCGCCAGCGCTTCCCGGGAAAGTGCGGGGCGCATGGCTCTCGACGCGATCGCCAGAACACTCTATCTTGAGCGGCTGAATCGCCCGGAACGATTGAGGCACAGCCAGTCGCGATCGATTCGGCGAGGCAAGAGGACTCCATTGGCACCGCAGCCCCTGACACCCGTTGACCCGCAAGCGTTCATTCAGGAGTGCGTCCGCGCCAGAAGCATTTTCTGGACCTATCACGTCAACATGCGCCTCGACCGCCGAGCCATTCCTCGGCAATCGATACTCGACGCGGTGGACACGTTCGAGGTAATCGAAGCGTATCCTCGGGACAAGTACCTCCCGAGCTACCTGGTTTTCGCACAAGAGAGCCGCGGCGCATTTCACGTGCTTTTCGGGACGGACGTCTTGGGGCATAATGTCCGCGTCGTCACGGCCTATCGACCCGACCCGGAGGAATGGATGCCGGATCTTCGGACCAGAAGAACGACGCGATGAAGTGCGGTGTTTGCGGAGCTGAACTCAAGCCGGTCGATACAGACCTGCCCTTCAAGGTTTCGGATCGGACGATTGTCATCCTGAAGAGCCTGCCGGTGCTGCAGTGCCCCAACTGCGCGGCATACGTGATCGAGGACGAGGTCTTCCGTCGAGTGGAAGAAATCCTGGATGGCGTGGACGGCGCCGCCGAGCTCGAAGTCATTCGTTTCGCCGCCTGATCCCTACACCCGGAGCCTCAGCCTCGCCGTGCACCCTCCCGCGCCGCGCCGGTTCTCGAGCACGATCGACCCCCCGTGCGCCTCGGCGATCTGGCGGCACAGGACGAGGCCGATCCCCGAGCCCCCCGGCTTCGTCGTGAAGAAGGGGACGAAGAGGTTTGCGGTGTTCGAGAGGCCGGGGCCGTCGTCGTCGATCCAGATCTCGAGGAAGGGGGGGCTCGCGCCGTCGCGGGGAGCCGGGAGCTTCGTCCACCCCGCGCGCACCCCTCCCCCGGTCTCAAGGGCCGCCTCGACGGCGTTCTTGAAGAGGTTGATGAGGAGCTGCTCGAGCTGATCGGGGTCGGCCTGGATCGGCAGCACCGGCCCGGGGGCGAGATCGATCGCGAGGCGCGTCTCGAGGGCGACGACGCGGCGCACGAGGCCGCCGATCTCGGTGGCCTGGAGCAACGGCGGCGGGAGCTTCGCAAGTCGGGCGTAGGCGTCCATGAAGCGGGCGAGCGAGTCGGCGCGGGCGCCGATGATGGCGAGCCCCCTCCGCATGTCCTCGTCGGACTCGTGGTCCTTCGCGGCGCGCGCGACGAGGCTCTCGAGGCTGCCCGCGAGGGAGCGGATCGGCGCGAGGGAGTTGTTCAGCTCGTGGCCGATGACGCGGATGAGGCGCTGCCACGCCTGGCGCTCCTCGGCCCGCAGCGCGCGGCTGAGGTCGGAGAGGACGACGAGCTGGTGCGGGAGGCCGCGCTCACGGAAGGTGCTCGCGCGGAGCTCCCATCTTCCCGCCCCGCCGGGGAAGGCGAAGCTGAGAAGGCGCGGCGTCTCCCCCTCGAGGCACGAGTCGAGGCCGAGCTCGTCGGCGTCGCGGCCGATGAGCCTCTCGGCCGAGCGCCCGAGAAGGCGCTCGCCGACGCCGTTGACGAGCCGCAGCTTCCTCTCGCCGTCGAAGGCGAAGATGGCGACGTCGATCTCCCCCATCACCTTGCTGAGGAAGGCGGTGGCCTCGATCGACCCGAGCCGCTGCTCCCTGAGCATCTCGCTGAGGGCGTTCACCTCGGTCATCGCCTCGCCCAGGGGGTCGTCGCGCCGCCCGCCGCGCGCGCGGATCGAGAAGTCCCCCTCGCGCAGGGCCGCGATCAGGTTCGAGAGGGTCTGGAGCGGGAGCACGGCGTTCCTTCGCACCGAGAAGGCGAAGCCGAGCCAGAGAGAGACGATGAGCGTCGTGAGAGTCCACTGGACCTTTGGAGTGTGATCGCCGAACCAGAGCATGACCAGGGCGATGAACGAGCCGGGAAGGCCGGCGGAGAGGGCGAGGTAGAGGAGATGCCGATCGTGGGTGAGCTTCGAGCGGGCCGGCGCGGAGCCGGGGGTCATAGCCCGTAGCGCTGGAGGCGGCGGTAGAGGGCGCTGCGGCTCAGTCCGAGGGTCTTGGCGGCCTGTGACACGTTCCCATCGTAGCGCGCCAGGGCCTTCTTGATCAGGAAGGCCTCGACGTCCTCGAGGCTCATCTCCTCGAGGCGCGTCGCCGACTCCTTCCCGGCGCGGAGCGCGAGGTCGGCGATCTTCACGGTGTCGCCGCGCGCCATCAGGACCGCGCGCTCCACGGCGTGATCCAGCTCGCGGATGTTCCCGGGCCACGCGTGCTCGAGAAGCGCCTGGAGCGCGGGCGGCTCGAACGCGGTGAGCGTCTTCCGGTAGTGCTGCGCGTGCTGGGTGAGGAAGTGCGTCGCGAGGAGCGGGATGTCCTCGCGGCGGCTCCTCAGGGGCGGAAGCCGGATCTCGATCGTGTTGAGGCGGAAGAGGAGATCCTGCCGGAAGCGGCCGGAGGCGACCTCCTCCCCCAGATCCGAGTTGGTGGCGGAGATGAGCCGCACGTTGACGCGGTGCGTGCGCGACGAGCCGACCCGCTCGAGCTCACCCGTCTCGAGAACGCGCAGCAGCTTGGTCTGCTGCGCCAGCGGGACGTTCGCGATCTCGTCGAGGAAGAGGGTGCCGCCGTCGGCCAGCTCGAAGCGCCCGACGCGATCCGCCTTCGCGTCCGTGAAGGCCCCCTTCACGTGGCCGAAGAGCTCGCTCTCGAAGACCCCCTCGGAGAGGCCTCCTGCGTTCACGGTCACCATCGGTTTTCCCGCCCGGAGCGACACCGCGTGGAGCGCCTGGGAGACGACCCCCTTCCCGGTCCCGTTCTCGCCCGTGATGAGGACGTTCGCGTCGCTCGGGCCCACCCTCTCGATCATCTGGACGACGGGCTGCATCGCCGCGCTCCGCGCGATGAGGTCGAGGCGGTGGCCGTCGCGCAGGGCGCGGTTCTCCTCCTCGAGGCGCTGCCCGCGCCTCAGCGCCCGGCCCAGCTCGATCTGCGTGTTGAGGATGCTCGTGAGCCGCGCGTTCTCCCACGGCTTCTGGACGAAATCGCGCGCCCCCCGGCGCATCGCCTCGACCGCCACGTCCACGCTCCCCCACGCGGTCATGACGACGACCGGGAGCGTCGCGTCGATCGACTGGATGCGCGAGAGGAGGTCGAGCCCCTCGCGCCCCGACGTCGTGTCGCGGGCGTAGTTCAGGTCCATCAGCAGGACGTCGAACTCGCGCTCCTCGAGGGCGGCGAGGATCGCGGCAGGGGAGGAGACCGTCTCGCTCTGGAGCCCCTCCCCCTTAAGAAGGAGGCGGAGCGATTCGAGGACGTCCGGCTGGTCGTCGGCGACGAGGAGGCGCGGGGCGCTGCTCGCGGAGGATCTCACGCGGCGGCTCTACTCATCGGCGACCCACCCGTCCTTGAGCTTGATGACCCGGTTCCCGTACGAGGCGTTGCGCTCGGAGTGGGTGACCTGCACGATCGTGGTCCCCTTCTCGTTGAGCCCCTTGAAGAGCTGCATGATCTCGTCGGCCTGGTCCGAGTGCAGGTTTCCCGTGGGCTCGTCGGCGAAGATGATCTTCGGGTCGGCGATGACGGCGCGCGCCACACCCACCACCTGCTGCTGCCCCCCCGAGAGCTGCGTCGGGAACAGGTCCTTCTTCCCCACGATGCCGAAGCGGTCGAGGACGTCGCAGACCTTGCTGTCGCGCTCGGCCTTCTTCATGTTGCGGTACGACAGGGGGATGTCGAGGTTCTCGTAGACGGTGAGGTTGTCGAGGAGGTGGTAGCTCTGGAACACGAACCCCATGAACTTCTTGTTCAGCTCGGCGCGCTCCTTGCGCCCCATCTTGTGGACGGGGAGGTCCTGGAAGAAGTAGTCCCCCGTCCAGGCGGCGTCGTGCATCCCCAGGATGTGGAGGAGCGTCGACTTCCCCGCCCCCGACGGCCCCATCACGGAGACGAACTCCCCCTCCTTCACCTCGATGTTCACGCGGCGGAGCACGAAGGTCTTCGTCACCCCGTGCTCGTAGCACTTCTCGACGTTGCGAAGAGAGATCATCGGTGGGCTGGTCTCCTGGATTGGGGCGCGCTCAATCGTACCTGAGCGCGACGAGCGGATCTACGGCGGCGGCCCGCCGCGCCGGAAGCCAGGTGGCCAGCAGCGCGACGAGCGCGAGAAGGACAGGGACCACGACGTACGTGACGGGGTCTGCGGCGCTGACGCCGAAGAGGAGATCCGCCACGAGGCGGGCGATCGTGAAGGCGGCGGCGAGCCCCACCCCCACCCCCGTCAGGACCGGGAGCATCCCCTGCCTGAGAATCAGCCGGACGACGTTCCCGGGATCGGCCCCCATCGCCATCCGGATGCCGATCTCGCGCGTCCTCTGGTTCACGGTGAAGCTCATCACCCCGTAGATGCCGATGGCGGCGAGGACGACCGCGAGGCCGCCGAAGATGGCGAGAAGCCCGGCGCCCATCCGCGCGGCCCAGAACCCCTGGTCGACGAGTTCGCGCACGGTTGCGGCGCCGACGATCGGGAGGTTCTGATCCATCTCCTGCACCGCCTTGCGCGCGACGCCGAGGGCCGCCGCGGGGTCGCCCTCCGCCCGGACGAAGACGGTCGAAACGCCCGTGTAGACCTGCCGCATCGGCAGGTAGAGATACGGGCGGGGATCCTCCCCGGCGGCGATGTACTTGATCGTCTTCGCGACGCCGACGATCTCGTACGGGTCGTTCTCGTGGTAGAACCTGAACCGCCGGCCGATCGGATCGACTCCGGGCCAGAAGCGATCGGCCATCGCCTCGTTGATGACCACGACGTGCGGGACCCCCATCCGATCCTGGTCGGTGAAGTCCCTCCCCTTCAGGATCGGGATTCGCAGCGTCTCGAAGTAGCCCGGGGCGACGTTGTCGATGAGGACGAGGATGCCGTTCCGGTCGGGAGAGGACTCCAGCCCCTCGGGGTAGATGCTGCGCATCGTGCCGCCGGCGAGCGGCGCGTTCGAGCCGAGCGTCGCGGCGGCGACGCCGGGGAGGTGGGAGACCTTCTCGAGCACCGCCCGCTGGAACTGCTCGCCGCGGGGCTGGTCGTACCCCTCGGCGGCGACGTCGAAGGAGAGGACGCTCGTGTGGTCGGAGTCGAACCCGAGATCGATCGTCTGCGCCCGTCCGAGGCTCCGGAGGAACAGCCCCGAGCCGACCAGGGCGACGAGCGAGAGGGCCACCTGGGCCATCACGAGGAGGCCGCGCGCGCCGAAGAGGCGGCGGTGCCCCCCCTCGAGGCTGCTCCGCTCGTTGAGGTGCGCGGCGATGGAGGGGTTCGAGGCGCGGAGCGCCGGGGCGAGCCCGAAGAGGAACCCCGTCGCGAGGGCGACGGCGAGCGTGAAGAGGAGGACGCGGAGATCGAGGGTCAGCGGGAGGTCCTCGGGGTTGATGAAGGGGGGACGGAATGCGAGGAGGAGGTCGCGTCCCCACTGGGCGACGCCGAGGCCGACCGCCCCTCCCGCGAGCGCGAGGAGGAGGCTCTCGGTCAGGAGCTGGCTCACGATCCGCG
Proteins encoded in this region:
- a CDS encoding sigma-54-dependent Fis family transcriptional regulator produces the protein MRSSASSAPRLLVADDQPDVLESLRLLLKGEGLQSETVSSPAAILAALEEREFDVLLMDLNYARDTTSGREGLDLLSRIQSIDATLPVVVMTAWGSVDVAVEAMRRGARDFVQKPWENARLTSILNTQIELGRALRRGQRLEEENRALRDGHRLDLIARSAAMQPVVQMIERVGPSDANVLITGENGTGKGVVSQALHAVSLRAGKPMVTVNAGGLSEGVFESELFGHVKGAFTDAKADRVGRFELADGGTLFLDEIANVPLAQQTKLLRVLETGELERVGSSRTHRVNVRLISATNSDLGEEVASGRFRQDLLFRLNTIEIRLPPLRSRREDIPLLATHFLTQHAQHYRKTLTAFEPPALQALLEHAWPGNIRELDHAVERAVLMARGDTVKIADLALRAGKESATRLEEMSLEDVEAFLIKKALARYDGNVSQAAKTLGLSRSALYRRLQRYGL
- a CDS encoding ABC transporter permease; translated protein: MGVFMQDLRYAARQLSRSPGFTTVAVLSLALGIGANTAIFSLVNAVFLKSLPVEEPARVVNVYTTDVKNAGGALNLLPISYPNFEDYRDGATSFTSLAATMAAGVNVASGTGDPEQVFGLLVSSNYFDMLGVKIRQGRGILPEEDTKPRGRAVVVLTDRYFKRRFAGDPALVGSQIRLNGRQFTVVGVTPPGFNGTGALGGPSLFVPIMMQADFIPGDGRILLRRGLISNVLGRLKPEVTLVAAEAEMRTIAARLEREYPDANTGRSVRLVSLPESAINPNQRGLFLRSGGLLMTVVALVLLIACANIANLLLGRATERRKEIAIRLSLGAGRARIVSQLLTESLLLALAGGAVGLGVAQWGRDLLLAFRPPFINPEDLPLTLDLRVLLFTLAVALATGFLFGLAPALRASNPSIAAHLNERSSLEGGHRRLFGARGLLVMAQVALSLVALVGSGLFLRSLGRAQTIDLGFDSDHTSVLSFDVAAEGYDQPRGEQFQRAVLEKVSHLPGVAAATLGSNAPLAGGTMRSIYPEGLESSPDRNGILVLIDNVAPGYFETLRIPILKGRDFTDQDRMGVPHVVVINEAMADRFWPGVDPIGRRFRFYHENDPYEIVGVAKTIKYIAAGEDPRPYLYLPMRQVYTGVSTVFVRAEGDPAAALGVARKAVQEMDQNLPIVGAATVRELVDQGFWAARMGAGLLAIFGGLAVVLAAIGIYGVMSFTVNQRTREIGIRMAMGADPGNVVRLILRQGMLPVLTGVGVGLAAAFTIARLVADLLFGVSAADPVTYVVVPVLLALVALLATWLPARRAAAVDPLVALRYD
- a CDS encoding DUF4258 domain-containing protein → MALDAIARTLYLERLNRPERLRHSQSRSIRRGKRTPLAPQPLTPVDPQAFIQECVRARSIFWTYHVNMRLDRRAIPRQSILDAVDTFEVIEAYPRDKYLPSYLVFAQESRGAFHVLFGTDVLGHNVRVVTAYRPDPEEWMPDLRTRRTTR
- a CDS encoding PAS domain-containing sensor histidine kinase, producing the protein MTPGSAPARSKLTHDRHLLYLALSAGLPGSFIALVMLWFGDHTPKVQWTLTTLIVSLWLGFAFSVRRNAVLPLQTLSNLIAALREGDFSIRARGGRRDDPLGEAMTEVNALSEMLREQRLGSIEATAFLSKVMGEIDVAIFAFDGERKLRLVNGVGERLLGRSAERLIGRDADELGLDSCLEGETPRLLSFAFPGGAGRWELRASTFRERGLPHQLVVLSDLSRALRAEERQAWQRLIRVIGHELNNSLAPIRSLAGSLESLVARAAKDHESDEDMRRGLAIIGARADSLARFMDAYARLAKLPPPLLQATEIGGLVRRVVALETRLAIDLAPGPVLPIQADPDQLEQLLINLFKNAVEAALETGGGVRAGWTKLPAPRDGASPPFLEIWIDDDGPGLSNTANLFVPFFTTKPGGSGIGLVLCRQIAEAHGGSIVLENRRGAGGCTARLRLRV
- a CDS encoding YgiT-type zinc finger protein, producing the protein MKCGVCGAELKPVDTDLPFKVSDRTIVILKSLPVLQCPNCAAYVIEDEVFRRVEEILDGVDGAAELEVIRFAA
- a CDS encoding ABC transporter ATP-binding protein gives rise to the protein MISLRNVEKCYEHGVTKTFVLRRVNIEVKEGEFVSVMGPSGAGKSTLLHILGMHDAAWTGDYFFQDLPVHKMGRKERAELNKKFMGFVFQSYHLLDNLTVYENLDIPLSYRNMKKAERDSKVCDVLDRFGIVGKKDLFPTQLSGGQQQVVGVARAVIADPKIIFADEPTGNLHSDQADEIMQLFKGLNEKGTTIVQVTHSERNASYGNRVIKLKDGWVADE